Proteins encoded together in one Marispirochaeta sp. window:
- a CDS encoding ABC transporter ATP-binding protein — translation MSTDSKTKQEAASTRKQGFSRLVQIAGTKKWWLFASMTLAVLATAAQFVPMTAVYLIIRELAARINDTGNIDKDLLYRLGFISLASVGVYGALLYSSLMLSHIAAFNILYEIRVQIARKLTRLSMGFFSGTASGEIKKVMSEDVERIELFVAHHIPDITSAIVFPLGIIVYLLSMDWRLALAALIPLPLSVGMMAAMMGSDKSKQSYREYHSALEKLNAAVVEYVRGMPVVKIFGTSLNSFRRLKESVTGYSRWSKAMTKDYSKAYPAFLTIASSSLIFIIPAATVLLQLAENSVILVPRILFFLIIGGGFFFPLLKLMFMTGFLNQITIGLERIDGILYREELQEPKKEASPQDTSLEFDSVCFAYNRTPVLSGVSFRAEPGTVTALVGPSGAGKTTAGLLAARFWDIDSGAIRLGGVDIRNMNTSSLMDKVSFVFQDNFLFFDTIEENIRMGNSTAPMESVIEAAKAACCHEFIESLPKGYKTLVGEGGTYLSGGEQQRVSIARAILKDSPVVILDEATAYADPENEGKIIQGISRLIRNKTVLVIAHRLSTITTADQILVIDNGCVVQAGNHYELAAEPGLYKHMWETYSRAREWKIAPKSGVEA, via the coding sequence ATGTCAACAGATTCCAAAACAAAGCAGGAAGCAGCGAGCACCCGAAAACAGGGATTCTCCAGGCTGGTCCAGATAGCCGGTACAAAAAAATGGTGGCTCTTCGCCTCCATGACCCTCGCGGTACTGGCAACTGCAGCCCAGTTTGTCCCCATGACGGCCGTCTACCTGATCATCAGGGAACTGGCCGCCAGAATCAATGACACAGGCAACATCGATAAAGATCTCCTCTACCGCCTCGGCTTCATCAGCCTGGCGTCGGTGGGGGTCTACGGCGCACTGCTCTATTCCTCGCTGATGCTTTCCCATATTGCTGCATTTAATATCCTCTACGAGATACGGGTGCAGATCGCCCGCAAGCTGACCCGTCTCTCCATGGGCTTCTTTTCCGGTACCGCCAGCGGAGAAATCAAGAAGGTCATGTCCGAGGATGTGGAACGCATCGAGCTGTTTGTTGCCCACCATATCCCGGATATAACCAGTGCCATTGTCTTTCCCCTGGGAATTATTGTCTATCTTCTCAGCATGGATTGGCGCCTGGCTCTGGCGGCTCTGATTCCCCTGCCCCTCTCCGTGGGAATGATGGCAGCCATGATGGGAAGCGATAAATCAAAACAGTCCTATCGCGAATATCACAGCGCCCTGGAGAAACTCAACGCGGCTGTAGTGGAGTATGTCCGGGGAATGCCGGTAGTCAAGATTTTCGGCACCAGCCTGAACTCCTTCCGGCGGCTGAAGGAGTCCGTCACGGGCTACAGCAGATGGTCCAAAGCCATGACAAAAGACTACTCGAAAGCCTATCCGGCCTTTCTGACCATTGCCTCCTCATCCCTGATTTTTATCATCCCCGCAGCGACTGTGCTGCTGCAGCTGGCCGAGAACAGCGTCATTCTGGTTCCCCGGATACTCTTTTTTCTGATCATCGGCGGCGGATTCTTTTTCCCTCTGCTGAAACTGATGTTCATGACGGGGTTCCTGAATCAGATTACCATCGGCCTGGAACGCATTGACGGCATCCTCTACCGGGAAGAGCTTCAGGAACCGAAAAAAGAAGCATCCCCGCAAGACACTTCCCTGGAATTCGATTCAGTCTGCTTTGCCTACAACAGAACTCCGGTTTTGAGCGGCGTATCATTCCGTGCGGAACCGGGGACGGTTACTGCGCTGGTCGGACCTTCGGGAGCAGGGAAAACCACTGCAGGACTCCTTGCCGCACGCTTCTGGGATATTGACTCAGGGGCAATCCGGCTGGGGGGAGTAGACATACGCAACATGAATACATCGAGTCTCATGGACAAGGTTTCTTTTGTTTTTCAGGACAACTTTCTCTTTTTCGATACCATCGAAGAGAATATCCGCATGGGTAACAGCACGGCCCCCATGGAATCGGTAATAGAAGCCGCCAAAGCTGCATGCTGCCATGAGTTCATAGAATCTCTGCCCAAAGGCTACAAAACCCTGGTTGGTGAGGGGGGCACCTACCTTTCAGGCGGAGAACAGCAGCGCGTCTCCATCGCCAGGGCAATCCTGAAAGATTCACCGGTAGTCATCCTGGATGAGGCCACGGCCTATGCGGACCCGGAAAACGAAGGGAAGATCATTCAGGGGATCTCCCGGCTGATCCGCAACAAAACCGTTCTTGTCATCGCCCACCGGCTCTCAACCATAACCACAGCCGACCAGATACTGGTTATCGATAACGGCTGCGTAGTTCAGGCTGGAAACCATTATGAACTTGCCGCAGAACCCGGTCTTTATAAACACATGTGGGAAACCTACTCCCGGGCCAGGGAGTGGAAGATTGCCCCGAAATCAGGAGTTGAAGCATGA
- a CDS encoding ABC transporter ATP-binding protein produces the protein MNIRSIMKAVTFGNTRRLRPMILWTMLEYFFRGAPYGILLAVVWELFSFLQHPENGLPAGHLALLSGGLLVSLIILYIVSRKSYMAVYYETYDLCEEGRLTIGDHLRKLSMGFFNARDPGNIGSYLINDYANVEFAFSHLVPQIFGALAMPLFLLAVLATQHWQLALTAALVIPAAVPFTWLSSFCISILGKKQQNTKMKASSRMLEYLQGMRLIKAFNLSGEKFDRLEKAFRQLKRDCIRLEAAGGPTILLSSFVLHSGLTLIILFGLTFLFAGSLPLPVYIMFLILGTRVYEPLIQALIFMGELNYYQIGVDRLEDLRKTPILTGSNPKITPTDYGIGFDNVGFRYHKTDVLKDISIQIPERSMTAFVGPSGSGKTTMTRLIARFWDVNEGSITLGGRDIREYDPEKLLAAVSMVFQDVYLFNDTVLNNICIGKPEASMEMVEKAARTARCHEFISALPEGYETMVGEGGCTLSGGEKQRISIARAILKDAPIVLLDEATASLDPENELYIQEAIDGLIREKTVVIIAHRLNTIVHADNVVVFNEGRIVQQGTHNELMNADGLYRQMWEEQQQTRNWKIIEHTTQETVIETLQ, from the coding sequence ATGAACATACGATCAATAATGAAAGCCGTAACCTTCGGTAACACTCGCCGTCTGCGTCCCATGATCCTCTGGACAATGCTGGAATATTTCTTCCGTGGAGCCCCCTACGGGATTCTCCTGGCGGTAGTCTGGGAACTTTTTTCTTTCCTGCAGCACCCGGAGAATGGACTCCCCGCCGGACACCTTGCGCTTCTATCAGGAGGATTACTGGTTTCACTGATCATACTGTATATAGTCAGCAGGAAAAGCTATATGGCAGTCTATTATGAAACCTACGATCTCTGCGAAGAAGGACGTCTGACCATAGGAGACCACCTCAGGAAGCTTTCCATGGGCTTCTTCAATGCCAGGGATCCCGGGAACATCGGCTCCTATTTAATAAACGACTATGCAAATGTGGAGTTCGCCTTCAGTCATCTGGTACCCCAGATCTTCGGAGCCCTGGCGATGCCCCTCTTTCTACTGGCTGTTCTTGCAACCCAGCACTGGCAGCTGGCTCTGACAGCCGCTCTGGTAATACCCGCGGCAGTGCCCTTTACCTGGTTATCCAGCTTCTGTATCAGCATCCTTGGGAAAAAACAGCAGAACACCAAAATGAAGGCCTCCTCCCGCATGCTTGAGTACCTGCAGGGCATGAGGCTTATCAAAGCCTTTAATTTGTCCGGCGAAAAATTCGACCGTCTGGAAAAGGCTTTCCGCCAACTAAAACGCGACTGCATCCGGCTGGAAGCCGCCGGCGGTCCGACCATCCTGCTTTCAAGCTTTGTCCTCCACAGCGGGCTTACCCTGATTATCCTTTTCGGATTGACCTTCCTCTTCGCTGGCAGCCTGCCGCTCCCGGTCTACATCATGTTTCTGATTCTCGGAACCAGGGTTTATGAACCCCTGATTCAGGCGCTGATCTTTATGGGCGAGCTGAATTATTATCAGATAGGCGTCGACCGTCTGGAAGACCTGCGAAAAACACCGATTCTGACCGGCAGCAATCCGAAGATAACACCCACTGATTATGGTATAGGATTCGACAATGTAGGGTTCCGTTATCACAAGACGGATGTACTTAAAGATATCTCTATTCAGATTCCTGAACGAAGCATGACCGCCTTTGTGGGCCCCTCTGGTTCCGGAAAGACTACCATGACCCGCCTTATCGCCCGCTTCTGGGATGTTAACGAGGGATCAATAACTCTGGGGGGTCGGGACATTCGGGAGTATGATCCCGAGAAACTCCTTGCCGCCGTCTCCATGGTCTTTCAGGATGTCTATCTTTTCAATGATACCGTGCTGAATAACATCTGCATCGGCAAACCGGAAGCCTCCATGGAGATGGTCGAGAAAGCAGCAAGAACAGCCCGTTGTCATGAATTCATCTCCGCCCTGCCGGAAGGCTACGAGACCATGGTCGGCGAAGGAGGCTGCACCCTTTCCGGCGGAGAAAAGCAGCGTATTTCCATTGCAAGGGCAATCCTGAAAGACGCACCGATCGTCCTTTTAGATGAGGCCACCGCCTCACTGGACCCGGAGAACGAGCTCTACATTCAGGAGGCCATCGACGGGTTAATCAGGGAAAAAACAGTAGTAATCATTGCCCACAGGCTGAATACCATCGTCCATGCAGACAATGTAGTTGTTTTCAACGAAGGACGTATTGTCCAGCAGGGGACGCACAATGAGCTGATGAACGCCGACGGTCTCTATCGGCAGATGTGGGAGGAGCAGCAGCAGACACGCAACTGGAAAATAATAGAGCACACAACACAAGAAACAGTCATAGAAACCCTGCAATGA
- a CDS encoding MATE family efflux transporter: protein MNKEREELLHQDMGKLFLKMAVPGMIGMLVIGLYNLVDSIFVGQFVSPAAVSAVTMGYAVVLVNQAILSLFATGAMSIFSRSMGANDQKTMDALLGNVFWPVAVLSLLLTVGVRICSRQILTGLGAEGEILTLGIKYLETLSLGFVFGGLGPALNFLIRGEGQMQTAMKIVALGTIANVVFDPIFIKVLGMGVEGAAIATILGQALIVIGNFVHFRSRKSVITLNKKSFRITWNLFPEILKIGFSGMVMAIAVAVQLSILLSLSSTYSSASNIVMSVSFRVMSFFYIPVFGISYGLQPVLGANYGAGMYKRVRESFWYFGRIAIIITACLWLFFQVFASFILSWFITDQVIVDEGVHWFRIFLSSFILYGFIAVCIMLFMALGKAGKGAFITLGRQILFFIPMAFILPGILGEFGVWLAYPLGDLMIVILGIFLVAGELQSLKRLLPVESTLAK from the coding sequence ATGAACAAAGAGAGAGAAGAACTTTTACACCAGGATATGGGAAAACTATTCCTGAAGATGGCTGTTCCCGGAATGATCGGAATGCTTGTTATAGGGCTCTACAATCTCGTGGACAGTATTTTTGTGGGACAGTTCGTCAGTCCTGCAGCAGTATCGGCTGTGACAATGGGATATGCCGTCGTACTTGTTAATCAGGCCATCTTAAGTTTGTTCGCCACCGGGGCCATGTCGATATTTTCACGATCTATGGGAGCGAATGATCAAAAAACCATGGATGCGCTCCTGGGTAATGTATTCTGGCCCGTTGCAGTACTTTCCCTTTTGCTTACCGTGGGAGTCCGTATCTGCTCCAGACAGATACTTACCGGATTAGGTGCAGAAGGAGAAATTCTGACCTTGGGAATAAAGTATCTGGAAACGCTTTCTCTTGGTTTTGTTTTTGGAGGACTGGGCCCTGCGCTGAACTTCCTCATCAGGGGTGAAGGACAAATGCAAACCGCAATGAAGATTGTGGCCCTGGGAACCATAGCAAACGTTGTTTTTGATCCCATATTCATCAAAGTCCTGGGGATGGGAGTAGAAGGTGCTGCAATTGCAACCATTCTCGGACAGGCCCTTATCGTGATTGGAAATTTTGTGCACTTCAGATCCCGAAAAAGTGTAATAACACTGAACAAAAAAAGTTTTCGAATTACCTGGAATCTTTTTCCGGAGATCCTCAAAATTGGATTCTCAGGAATGGTTATGGCGATAGCGGTAGCAGTTCAGCTTTCCATCCTGTTGTCACTAAGCTCAACCTATAGCTCGGCGAGTAACATAGTTATGAGTGTCTCCTTTCGCGTAATGAGCTTCTTTTATATACCTGTTTTCGGCATTTCCTACGGACTTCAGCCGGTTCTGGGAGCAAATTACGGAGCAGGAATGTATAAGCGCGTCAGAGAATCTTTCTGGTATTTTGGACGAATAGCCATCATCATTACCGCCTGCCTCTGGCTGTTTTTTCAGGTTTTTGCGTCCTTTATCCTTTCTTGGTTTATAACGGACCAGGTAATTGTTGATGAAGGAGTTCACTGGTTCCGTATATTCCTGTCAAGTTTTATCCTGTACGGATTCATTGCTGTCTGCATAATGCTTTTCATGGCCCTGGGGAAGGCAGGAAAAGGAGCCTTTATAACTCTGGGACGACAGATTCTATTTTTCATTCCCATGGCTTTTATTCTACCCGGGATTTTAGGAGAATTCGGGGTATGGCTGGCATATCCCCTGGGCGACCTGATGATTGTAATACTGGGAATATTCCTGGTAGCCGGAGAACTGCAAAGTCTGAAACGGCTTCTGCCAGTTGAATCAACATTAGCGAAATGA
- a CDS encoding ABC transporter ATP-binding protein → MIRINNLNVEVGGKAILKNLDLHIPEGELHVLMGPNGSGKTSLLMTIVGYPQYKIVRGTISMQEHDLLQLDMTQRARLGIGMAEQRPPSINGVTLKMLLDYLLNEYPERRDEIAGLMKKTGMKSFLKRNINEGLSGGEIKRSEILLLISMRPLFAMLDEPDSGVDVDSLELLASMVTTLFSPECDFPAKRRTGLMITHSDRLLEKIHADKIHIMLDGEIICSGNPEIIMSRIAESGFESCRRCRRK, encoded by the coding sequence ATGATCAGAATCAATAATCTGAACGTTGAGGTCGGGGGTAAAGCAATTCTTAAAAACCTTGATCTCCACATCCCGGAGGGAGAATTACATGTTCTTATGGGACCCAACGGAAGTGGAAAGACATCTCTACTGATGACGATAGTCGGGTATCCCCAATATAAAATTGTCCGCGGCACAATCTCTATGCAGGAACATGATCTTTTACAGCTTGATATGACGCAAAGAGCACGTTTAGGAATCGGCATGGCGGAACAAAGGCCTCCCTCCATAAACGGGGTTACGCTCAAAATGCTGCTTGATTATCTGTTGAACGAATATCCTGAAAGAAGAGACGAAATCGCCGGCCTGATGAAAAAAACCGGTATGAAGTCATTTCTGAAACGCAATATAAATGAAGGATTATCCGGCGGAGAAATAAAAAGATCGGAGATTCTCCTCCTGATCAGCATGCGACCTCTTTTCGCAATGCTCGACGAACCTGACTCCGGGGTCGATGTAGATTCCCTGGAGCTTCTTGCATCAATGGTCACTACATTGTTTTCACCGGAATGTGACTTCCCGGCAAAGCGCCGGACAGGGTTGATGATCACCCATTCAGACCGGCTACTGGAGAAAATCCATGCGGACAAGATCCACATAATGCTTGACGGCGAGATTATCTGTTCAGGCAACCCTGAGATAATAATGAGCAGGATAGCTGAGTCAGGATTTGAGTCCTGCAGGAGATGCAGAAGAAAATGA
- a CDS encoding SufD family Fe-S cluster assembly protein: MKHETNTGIIRIGSLSGLDPDDKAVLSEVAVSSEEETRSGTFVLKNSSLLCSRSNQNGIEILPIANALRQYQWLREKYYWSLISAEESPLSREEALTKEPLGFFLRVKKGQKGRLPCQAALYMTGALGRQVLHNVIILEEGSELEFITGCISTQRDFPGEHLAISEIYIGKNAQLTNTMVHSWSSSVRVVPYSVTAVDAGGTYVNNYISLRPAGIMDSNPVTFLNGAGASAKYFSVILGSEDSMISLGGDVYLNAEGTSAELAHRAVCTGGKIIQKGLLIGKAECHAHVDCSGMLITPGKEGFIESIPGLRSHHEDARMSHEASIGKIAPRQVQYLMAHGLEEREAISMIVRGFLDADISGLGPELDRRISDIAELAGHE, encoded by the coding sequence ATGAAACATGAAACAAATACAGGAATAATACGAATTGGCAGCCTTTCAGGTCTTGACCCGGACGACAAGGCTGTATTATCCGAAGTTGCAGTAAGCAGCGAAGAGGAAACACGGTCAGGGACATTTGTTCTGAAGAATTCCTCACTGCTCTGTTCCCGTTCCAACCAGAACGGAATAGAAATTCTGCCTATTGCCAATGCCCTCAGACAATATCAATGGCTCAGGGAGAAGTATTACTGGAGCCTTATCTCCGCAGAAGAAAGCCCTCTGAGCCGGGAGGAAGCATTGACAAAAGAACCGCTCGGTTTTTTCCTGAGGGTAAAAAAAGGTCAAAAAGGCAGGCTTCCCTGCCAGGCGGCCCTGTACATGACCGGCGCCCTCGGCAGGCAGGTTCTTCATAACGTAATAATACTCGAAGAAGGATCTGAGCTTGAGTTTATTACAGGGTGTATTTCAACCCAGCGGGATTTTCCGGGAGAACACCTGGCCATAAGCGAAATCTATATCGGAAAAAACGCACAACTGACTAACACAATGGTTCACAGCTGGAGCAGCAGTGTCAGGGTAGTTCCTTATTCCGTTACTGCTGTTGATGCAGGCGGAACCTACGTGAATAATTACATTTCGCTACGCCCGGCGGGAATAATGGACTCAAATCCGGTGACCTTTCTGAACGGCGCGGGAGCCTCTGCGAAATACTTCAGTGTAATCCTCGGTTCGGAAGACTCAATGATAAGCCTCGGGGGAGACGTATACCTCAATGCAGAGGGAACCAGTGCGGAACTTGCTCACCGTGCGGTATGTACAGGCGGGAAAATCATACAAAAGGGGCTGTTGATAGGCAAAGCAGAATGCCACGCCCATGTAGACTGTTCAGGAATGCTGATAACACCGGGAAAGGAAGGTTTTATCGAATCCATCCCCGGCCTGAGATCTCATCATGAAGACGCCCGCATGAGCCATGAAGCCAGTATTGGAAAGATTGCCCCCCGGCAGGTTCAATACCTTATGGCTCATGGCCTGGAAGAGCGGGAAGCCATTTCCATGATCGTCAGAGGTTTTCTCGATGCCGATATCAGCGGCCTGGGGCCTGAGCTGGATAGAAGGATTTCCGACATAGCGGAACTCGCTGGTCACGAATAA
- a CDS encoding YbaN family protein, with protein MKIVFAAVGTLFLIIGMVGVVLPLLPTTPFLLIASFCYLRGSRSLYSWLVSHPFWGHRIERIRRGEGLTKKEKIVSFSLAFAMITPVIIMSSSLHLRIFLILLLLIKAFAFLRIKTAEPK; from the coding sequence GTGAAGATAGTGTTTGCTGCAGTTGGGACTCTCTTTCTGATTATCGGAATGGTTGGTGTTGTTCTTCCGTTACTCCCCACGACTCCATTCCTTCTGATTGCCTCGTTCTGTTATCTCCGGGGTTCACGGAGCCTGTACAGCTGGCTTGTTTCGCATCCCTTTTGGGGCCACAGGATTGAGCGTATACGGCGTGGAGAAGGCCTGACAAAAAAGGAAAAGATAGTCTCTTTTTCGCTGGCCTTTGCGATGATTACACCTGTCATAATCATGAGCTCTTCCCTTCATTTGAGGATATTCCTGATTCTGCTTCTCTTGATAAAGGCGTTTGCTTTCCTGCGGATAAAGACCGCGGAACCGAAATGA
- the rpsD gene encoding 30S ribosomal protein S4, with the protein MARTSTAKGKMVRRFGINIFGQPKFDKLLKKKPHGPGKSPREHRRVKLSDYGQQLMEKQKIRFCYGVSERQFRNIYSKAKGMGGITGNNMIELLERRFDNVLYRMGWTATRTQARQLIGHKHFLLNGRPLNIPSALLRPGDTIQVKDRKAIKELIRGNIANANISAAPWTSSNSDALEGLFLAVPSSADTQPPGKIQMVVEFYSRQ; encoded by the coding sequence ATGGCCAGGACTTCAACCGCGAAAGGTAAAATGGTACGCCGCTTTGGAATCAATATATTCGGTCAGCCGAAATTCGATAAGCTCTTAAAAAAGAAACCCCACGGACCCGGGAAAAGTCCGCGGGAACACAGGAGAGTCAAGCTCAGTGATTACGGGCAGCAGCTTATGGAAAAGCAGAAAATTCGTTTCTGCTACGGGGTATCGGAGCGTCAGTTCCGGAATATCTACAGCAAAGCCAAAGGCATGGGAGGTATAACCGGAAACAACATGATCGAACTGCTGGAACGCCGCTTCGACAATGTTCTTTACCGCATGGGCTGGACAGCCACCCGCACCCAGGCCCGCCAGCTTATAGGACATAAACACTTCCTGCTTAATGGCAGGCCCCTCAACATCCCCTCTGCCCTGCTTCGCCCGGGAGACACGATACAGGTAAAAGACCGCAAAGCCATCAAAGAGCTGATACGGGGGAATATAGCCAATGCAAATATTTCTGCCGCACCATGGACGAGTTCCAATTCCGACGCTCTGGAAGGGCTGTTCCTGGCAGTTCCCAGCTCTGCAGATACGCAACCTCCAGGAAAGATTCAGATGGTCGTCGAATTCTATTCAAGGCAGTAA
- a CDS encoding DUF2325 domain-containing protein, with amino-acid sequence MRIVIAGGIKSMERQYKELSKQHGAKCTLFNKNVPDLAKRIRNANAVIVFTNEVSHKMASNCSKTCKKYSICIKRLSSSSMCKLEQALTEILSNQKTA; translated from the coding sequence ATGAGAATAGTCATTGCCGGCGGAATAAAAAGCATGGAACGACAGTACAAGGAGCTCAGTAAGCAGCATGGAGCCAAATGTACCCTGTTCAACAAGAATGTTCCGGATCTCGCAAAACGCATACGAAATGCAAATGCAGTAATTGTCTTTACAAATGAGGTAAGTCATAAAATGGCGTCCAATTGCAGCAAGACCTGTAAAAAATACTCCATCTGCATAAAGCGGCTTTCTTCCAGCAGCATGTGTAAACTTGAACAGGCACTGACGGAAATACTGAGCAACCAGAAAACAGCATAA
- the fldA gene encoding flavodoxin FldA produces the protein MAAIGIIYGSSTGNTEAAASIIQSRMEGAEVMNISGLSSVDDLKKYDLIILGSSTWGLGDLQDDWDVQINNLKKLDLSGKKVAFFGTGDQASYPDTFVDAMGILYDAAAETNASLIGAWPVDGYEHTESRAVRNGKFVGLALDEDNQADLTEERIFGWVELIRNS, from the coding sequence ATGGCTGCCATAGGTATTATTTACGGATCTTCAACAGGAAATACTGAAGCCGCGGCGAGTATTATCCAATCACGCATGGAAGGCGCTGAGGTAATGAACATCTCCGGCCTTTCCAGTGTGGATGACCTGAAAAAGTATGATCTTATTATCCTCGGATCATCTACCTGGGGACTCGGCGATCTGCAGGACGATTGGGATGTTCAGATCAATAATCTGAAGAAACTTGATCTCTCGGGAAAAAAGGTCGCATTTTTCGGTACCGGTGATCAGGCCTCGTATCCTGATACATTTGTCGATGCCATGGGTATCCTCTATGACGCAGCGGCGGAGACAAACGCATCCCTTATCGGTGCATGGCCTGTAGACGGATATGAACACACGGAATCCCGGGCTGTGCGGAATGGGAAATTTGTCGGCCTTGCTCTGGATGAAGATAATCAGGCGGATCTAACGGAAGAACGGATTTTCGGATGGGTTGAGTTGATTAGAAATAGTTGA
- a CDS encoding DUF2023 family protein gives MKILCHHIYEYKKGLRSLVLHTLATEYLREAELRLKRNNIPYIIRQVNETKVNIFFGDRSCVAVVASFGDKPLNALTSEEDFILGIMLGYSRIEQCRRYLKRSRLNPYAANRATVHDTVALRSVSA, from the coding sequence ATGAAGATTCTTTGTCATCATATCTATGAATATAAAAAGGGATTGAGGAGTCTGGTACTGCATACTCTCGCGACAGAGTATCTCCGTGAAGCCGAATTAAGGCTGAAGCGCAACAATATTCCATATATCATACGTCAGGTAAACGAGACAAAGGTAAACATATTCTTTGGGGACCGCAGCTGTGTCGCGGTTGTGGCCAGTTTCGGGGATAAGCCTTTAAATGCTCTTACGTCTGAGGAGGATTTTATCCTTGGCATAATGCTGGGATACTCCCGTATTGAGCAGTGCCGCCGTTACCTGAAGCGCAGCCGTCTGAATCCATATGCAGCAAACAGGGCGACCGTACATGATACAGTCGCCCTCAGATCGGTTAGCGCCTAG
- a CDS encoding metal-dependent transcriptional regulator, producing the protein MDLTESLEDYLEAIYIYLQEQKVVRVKDLMKHFNYKSSSVNTAIVQLKKKGLVDHEKYGYIDLTPAGRKLAKEIYQKHEKLTRFLRDTLGINGETAENDACRMEHILSDETYETFYRFIKYLEQVLTRKKLDSIIEQFKKLPRETT; encoded by the coding sequence ATGGACCTGACGGAAAGCCTGGAAGATTACCTGGAAGCCATTTACATCTATCTACAGGAACAGAAAGTTGTCCGGGTAAAGGACTTAATGAAGCACTTCAACTACAAGTCTTCCAGTGTTAACACGGCTATTGTCCAGCTTAAAAAGAAAGGGCTTGTGGATCACGAAAAGTATGGATACATCGACCTTACTCCGGCAGGCCGAAAACTGGCAAAGGAGATATACCAAAAGCATGAGAAGCTAACCCGCTTTCTACGGGATACCCTCGGGATCAATGGAGAAACCGCCGAGAATGATGCCTGCCGCATGGAGCATATTCTCTCGGATGAAACATACGAAACCTTCTACCGGTTCATAAAATACCTTGAACAGGTCCTTACCCGGAAAAAGCTCGATTCAATAATAGAACAGTTCAAGAAGCTTCCCCGGGAGACGACATAA
- a CDS encoding AraC family transcriptional regulator yields the protein MHIRLDNDHDLAETLAGYIARTSSFRNGNCTYSFETPSAAGIIKEIYLAPDAAVTLIDVRTVERFTFQTSMAVPHMVEAGFALEGNVEFSMKGSRHDFNTYAGQGYLSVAGGEMESILSVQPGQHVRIAEIRFSTESFDSYSAYADWVLPAPLKPAVWSERETTLKCACLLSAEMRTGVDALLKNGFAGSLSAMEMEALCIDCTSCLVAFFRDGMGRTRTLISSAELEKIREARDILRRRMENPPGIRELACMVNLNDYKLKTGFRQAFGSTVHRTLTGMRLQRAFELISEKGFTVTNAAIRVGFNNIGDFCMAFKRRYGVTPGKLRSRNAFMSSPGEAS from the coding sequence GTGCATATCAGACTTGATAACGATCACGACCTGGCAGAAACCCTGGCCGGGTACATTGCCCGCACGTCTTCATTCCGGAACGGCAACTGCACCTACAGTTTTGAGACCCCCAGCGCGGCAGGTATAATCAAGGAAATATATCTTGCCCCTGATGCAGCGGTTACCCTGATTGATGTCAGAACCGTGGAACGCTTCACTTTCCAAACCAGTATGGCCGTCCCTCATATGGTAGAAGCGGGATTCGCACTGGAAGGGAATGTGGAATTCTCCATGAAGGGATCGCGCCATGATTTCAACACATACGCGGGTCAGGGGTATCTCTCTGTTGCCGGCGGAGAGATGGAATCAATCCTGTCCGTGCAACCCGGTCAGCACGTACGTATCGCTGAAATCCGCTTTAGTACCGAGAGCTTTGATTCCTACAGTGCGTATGCCGACTGGGTACTCCCTGCCCCACTGAAACCGGCGGTTTGGTCTGAGCGGGAAACAACACTAAAATGCGCCTGCTTGTTATCTGCGGAAATGCGGACCGGAGTGGACGCGCTGCTTAAGAATGGTTTTGCCGGGAGTCTGTCCGCAATGGAGATGGAGGCTCTCTGTATTGACTGTACTTCCTGCCTGGTTGCTTTTTTCCGGGATGGAATGGGACGTACCCGGACCTTGATTTCTTCCGCTGAACTGGAAAAAATACGTGAGGCACGGGATATTCTCAGAAGACGGATGGAAAATCCTCCGGGGATTCGTGAACTTGCCTGCATGGTAAATCTGAACGACTACAAACTTAAAACCGGTTTTCGTCAAGCCTTTGGATCTACCGTGCATCGTACTCTTACAGGTATGCGTCTTCAGCGGGCGTTTGAGCTTATTTCTGAGAAGGGTTTCACTGTGACCAATGCCGCAATCAGGGTGGGGTTTAATAACATTGGTGATTTTTGTATGGCTTTTAAACGTCGATATGGTGTAACGCCGGGAAAGCTGCGGTCAAGGAATGCGTTTATGTCGTCTCCCGGGGAAGCTTCTTGA